One Ranitomeya variabilis isolate aRanVar5 chromosome 5, aRanVar5.hap1, whole genome shotgun sequence DNA window includes the following coding sequences:
- the LINGO1 gene encoding leucine-rich repeat and immunoglobulin-like domain-containing nogo receptor-interacting protein 1: MILPLPPCLCPILLLIVGSYLSGTASGCPQRCECSAQDRSVLCHRKRHLTIPEGIPTDTRLLDLSKNRIKTLNQDEFSAFPYLEELELNENILSTIEPGAFNGLFNLRFLGLRNNRLKLIPQSVFTGLSNLTQLDISENKIVILLDDMFQDLYNLKSLEVGDNDLVYITHRAFRGLNSLEELSLEKCNLTLVPTEALSHLPGLMSLRLRYLNINVIRDYSFKRLFRLKNLEVSHWPFLDTMTSNSLYGLNLTSLSVTYCNLSSIPYVAIRHLVYLRFLNLSYNPITSVEGSMLHELLRLQEFHLVGGQLTVVEPYAFRGLNHLRVLNVSFNSLSTLEESSFHSVGNLEALILDHNPLACDCRLLWIFRRRWRLNFNKQQPSCSSPEYVQGKEFKDFPDVLQPNYFTCRRARIQDRSPQVVHVDEGHTVHFFCRADGDPPPTILWQSPRKTFITSKSNGRLTVFPDGTLEVRYAQIQDNGTYHCVASNAGGNDTSLAHLHVRSYSPDWPHQPNKTFAFISNQPNESDVNSTRTSVPFPFDIKTLIIATTMGFISFLGVVLFCLVLLFLWSRGKGNTKHNIEIEYVPRKSDAGLSSADAPRKFNMKMI, translated from the coding sequence ATGATTCTCCCGCTGCCACCCTGCCTGTGTCCCATCCTGTTGCTTATAGTGGGCTCCTACCTGTCTGGCACTGCCTCAGGTTGTCCCCAACGCTGTGAGTGCTCAGCTCAGGATCGATCAGTTCTCTGCCATCGTAAAAGACATCTTACCATTCCTGAAGGCATCCCCACAGATACACGACTGCTGGACCTAAGCAAAAATCGCATCAAGACACTCAATCAGGACGAATTTTCTGCCTTTCCATATTTGGAGGAGTTGGAACTTAATGAGAACATTTTATCCACCATTGAACCAGGCGCCTTCAATGGTCTCTTCAATCTACGATTCCTAGGGCTGCGAAATAATCGTCTAAAACTCATTCCACAAAGTGTATTTACAGGACTTAGTAACCTTACACAACTTGATATTAGTGAGAACAAAATTGTTATTCTTCTGGATGACATGTTCCAGGACCTGTATAACCTGAAATCTCTGGAAGTTGGTGATAATGATTTGGTATACATCACTCACCGTGCCTTCCGTGGACTCAACAGTCTGGAAGAGCTGTCATTGGAAAAATGTAACCTCACTTTGGTACCCACAGAAGCTTTGTCCCACCTTCCTGGTCTCATGTCCCTACGGCTAAGGTACCTGAATATTAATGTCATCCGTGACTATTCTTTCAAAAGGTTGTTTCGGTTGAAAAACTTAGAGGTATCGCATTGGCCATTCTTGGACACAATGACATCCAATAGCCTCTACGGGTTGAATTTAACTTCTCTATCTGTTACTTATTGCAATTTGAGCAGTATACCATATGTGGCAATCAGACATCTTGTTTACCTTCGATTTCTTAATCTTTCATATAACCCCATAACATCTGTGGAGGGATCTATGTTGCATGAGTTACTCAGACTTCAGGAATTTCACCTGGTAGGTGGACAACTGACTGTGGTGGAACCCTATGCTTTTCGAGGTCTTAACCATTTGCGAGTACTAAATGTATCCTTCAATTCTCTCAGTACACTTGAGGAATCTTCCTTCCATTCTGTTGGTAATCTGGAGGCACTAATTTTAGATCACAACCCACTAGCTTGTGACTGCCGCCTATTATGGATCTTCCGGCGTCGTTGGCGCCTCAACTTCAATAAACAACAGCCATCCTGTTCCAGCCCAGAATATGTACAAGGAAAggaatttaaagattttcctgatgTCCTGCAGCCTAATTACTTTACTTGCCGACGTGCACGAATCCAGGACCGAAGTCCACAAGTTGTACATGTAGATGAAGGTCATACTGTACACTTTTTCTGCCGGGCTGACGGTGATCCACCACCAACCATACTGTGGCAGTCCCCACGAAAGACTTTCATCACTAGCAAAAGCAATGGGCGTCTGACTGTATTTCCAGATGGAACTTTGGAGGTACGTTATGCTCAGATACAAGATAATGGGACTTACCACTGTGTGGCAAGTAATGCTGGTGGCAACGATACTTCATTAGCTCATCTCCATGTGCGCAGTTATTCTCCAGATTGGCCTCACCAACCCAATAAGACCTTTGCCTTCATCTCAAACCAGCCGAATGAAAGTGATGTCAACAGCACTCGAACAAGTGTACCGTTCCCATTCGATATTAAGACTTTAATTATTGCAACCACAATGGGCTTTATATCCTTCTTGGGGGTGGTTTTATTCTGCTTGGTCCTTCTTTTTCTTTGGAGCAGGGGCAAAGGAAACACCAAACACAACATTGAGATTGAGTATGTGCCACGAAAGTCAGATGCTGGACTCTCCTCTGCAGATGCACCCCGCAAGTTTAATATGAAGATGATCTGA